One genomic region from Eublepharis macularius isolate TG4126 chromosome 18, MPM_Emac_v1.0, whole genome shotgun sequence encodes:
- the SELENOS gene encoding selenoprotein S isoform X1 — protein MVDPPLHKPAVENFAVAAVWSLFADYGWFILIGLIALYVLAQNLPRKIREVRSPPPAYDPDAVAKREEAMMAARRKMQEEFNAQAEMFREKQKEREEEKRKQKIAKWESMKLGQSYKPPLGQSPAEEPDAGPSTSAAAPKPKSEKKPLRSGGFNPLSGEGGGSCTWRPGRRGPSSGG, from the exons ATGGTCGACCCTCCGCTCCACAAGCCCGCCGTGGAGAACTTCGCTGTCGCCGCAG TGTGGTCACTGTTTGCAGACTATGGCTGGTTCATCCTCATCGGCCTTATTGCTTTATACGTGCTTGCACAAAATCTCCCCAGAAAGATCCGCGAAGTCCGCTCACCTCCACCTGCCTACG ATCCTGATGCTGTCGCTAAACGAGAGGAAGCTATGATGGCAGCCCGCCGGAAGATGCAGGAAGAATTCAATGCCCAAGCAGAAATGTTCAGGGAAAAACAGAAAGAG CGTGAAGAGGAGAAGAGAAAGCAGAAAATAGCCAAGTGGGAAAGCATGAAACTGGGCCAAAGTTATAAGCCGCCTCTAGGACAGAGCCCGGCG GAGGAACCTGACGCTGGGCCTTCAACGTCAGCTGCTGCCCCAAAACCGAAGTCTGAGAAAAAGCCTTTACGAAGTGGTG GTTTCAACCCCCTCTCTGGAGAAGGTGGTGGGTCTTGTACGTGGCGACCAGGACGCAGAGGCCCTTCGTCAGGCGGATGA
- the SNRPA1 gene encoding U2 small nuclear ribonucleoprotein A', whose product MVKLTAELIEQAAQYTNAVRDRELDLRGYKIPVIENLGATLDQFDTIDFSDNEIRKLDGFPLLRRLKTLLMNNNRLSRIGEGLEQSLPNLKELILTNNNIMELGDLDPLATIKSLTYLSLLRNPVTNKKHYRLYIIYKAPQVRVLDFQKVKLKERQEAEKMFKGKRGAQLAKDIARRTKTFNPGAGLPTDKKKAGPSPGDVEAIKNAIANATTLAEVERLKGLLQAGQIPGRDRKAGPSDEPEEEMEEDVMANGS is encoded by the exons ATGGTGAAGCTGACGGCGGAACTCATCGAGCAGGCGGCGCAGTACACCAACGCCGTCCGGGACCGCGAGCTGGACCTACGCG GGTATAAAATTCCAGTAATTGAGAACTTGGGTGCCACCCTGGATCAATTTGATACCATTGACTTTTCTGACAACGAGATTCGGAAGTTGGATGGGTTTCCCCTGTTGAGAAGGCTGAAAACATTGCTGATGAACAACAACAGGTTAAG CCGAATAGGGGAAGGCCTTGAACAGTCTTTGCCCAATCTGAAGGAGCTCATTCTTACCAACAACAACATCATGGAGCTG gGCGACCTAGATCCCTTGGCAACTATTAAATCTCTGACTTACCTGAG tCTTTTGAGAAACCCTGTAACAAATAAGAAGCATTATAGGCTGTACATCATCTACAAGGCTCCACAAGTCAGAGTGctggacttccagaaagtgaAATTAAAA GAGCGTCAGGAGGCAGAGAAAATGTTCAAGGGCAAGAGGGGTGCACAGCTTGCAAAGGATATTGCCAGGAGAACCAAAAC TTTCAACCCAGGTGCTGGTTTGCCAACAGACAAAAAGAAAGCAGGGCCCTCCCCAGGAGATGTTGAAGCCATCAAG AATGCCATTGCTAATGCCACAACTCTGGCTGAAGTAGAGCGGCTCAAAGGCTTGCTGCAGGCAGGACAGATACCCGGCCGAGACCGCAAAGCAG GTCCGTCAGATGAACCTGAAGAAGAGATGGAGGAAGACGTAATGGCCAATGGATCATGA
- the SELENOS gene encoding selenoprotein S isoform X2: MEPPCAGAVCLMVWSLFADYGWFILIGLIALYVLAQNLPRKIREVRSPPPAYDPDAVAKREEAMMAARRKMQEEFNAQAEMFREKQKEREEEKRKQKIAKWESMKLGQSYKPPLGQSPAEEPDAGPSTSAAAPKPKSEKKPLRSGGFNPLSGEGGGSCTWRPGRRGPSSGG, translated from the exons atggagcctccatgtgcaGGAGCAGTCTGCCTCATGG TGTGGTCACTGTTTGCAGACTATGGCTGGTTCATCCTCATCGGCCTTATTGCTTTATACGTGCTTGCACAAAATCTCCCCAGAAAGATCCGCGAAGTCCGCTCACCTCCACCTGCCTACG ATCCTGATGCTGTCGCTAAACGAGAGGAAGCTATGATGGCAGCCCGCCGGAAGATGCAGGAAGAATTCAATGCCCAAGCAGAAATGTTCAGGGAAAAACAGAAAGAG CGTGAAGAGGAGAAGAGAAAGCAGAAAATAGCCAAGTGGGAAAGCATGAAACTGGGCCAAAGTTATAAGCCGCCTCTAGGACAGAGCCCGGCG GAGGAACCTGACGCTGGGCCTTCAACGTCAGCTGCTGCCCCAAAACCGAAGTCTGAGAAAAAGCCTTTACGAAGTGGTG GTTTCAACCCCCTCTCTGGAGAAGGTGGTGGGTCTTGTACGTGGCGACCAGGACGCAGAGGCCCTTCGTCAGGCGGATGA